From a region of the Mauremys mutica isolate MM-2020 ecotype Southern chromosome 12, ASM2049712v1, whole genome shotgun sequence genome:
- the LOC123346997 gene encoding ubiquitin carboxyl-terminal hydrolase 43-like: MGDQPRAGGRRGASPQPPKERPGRGPEPPGRRRGARRRPLRALGSLVSRLLKTLSALSRLGGGSRRGGAEPEDDEGGFRCPPGPPPAGPPGAAPPEEQVGGGSGWPEARRSWSPPGGAAEGRPPGAQGLKNHGNTCFMNAVVQCLSNTELLAEFLGLEQYRARGLPGEVTQQLAALVRALWTLDYTPQLSVEFKGVTLNHLCSVLRFSGEQLCIGWRERRATCLALWPDAHVPKYPSSCRMYHLPFLWHGYRTRLHGSALRGWGVTWKSQR, translated from the exons ATGGGCGACCAGCcgcgggcggggggcaggagaggggccagcCCGCAGCCCCCCAAGGAGCGGCCCGGCCGAGGCCCGGAGCCCCccgggcggcggcggggggcccggcGCAGACCCCTGCGCGCCCTGGGCAGCCTGGTCAGCCGCCTGCTGAAAACTTTGAGCGCCCTGTCGCGCTTGGGCGGGGGCAGCCGGCGGGGGGGCGCGGAGCCGGAGGACGATGAGGGGGGGTTCCGGTGCCCGCCGGGCCCCCCGCCGGCCgggccccccggggcagcccCGCCGGAGGAGCAGGTCGGGGGCGGCAGCGGCTGGCCGGAGGCGCGGCGCTCCTGGAGCCCCCCGGGGGGCGCGGCGGAGGGGCGCCCCCCCGGGGCGCAGGGGCTGAAGAACCACGGCAACACGTGCTTCATGAACGCTGTGGTGCAGTGCCTGAGCAACACCGAGCTGCTGGCCGAGTTCCTGGGCCTGGAGCAGTACCGTGCCCGCGGCCTGCCCGGAgaggtcacccagcagctggCAGCCCTGGTCCGGGCGCTCTGGACGCTGGACTACACCCCGCAGCTCTCCGTGGAGTTCAAG GGAGTGACACTGAACCACCTGTGTAGTGTGTTGAGATTCTCTGGGGAACAACTGTGCATAGGTTGGAGAGAGCGGAGGGCAACGTGTCTAGCCCTGTGGCCTGATGCCCATGTGCCCAAGTACCCCAGCTCCTGCCGTATGTACCATCTGCCTTTCCTTTGGCACGGGTATCGGACGAGACTTCATGGGAGTGCTCTCCGTGGCTGGGGTGTCACCTGGAAGTCTCAGCGCTAA